From Ruminococcus sp. HUN007, a single genomic window includes:
- the uvrB gene encoding excinuclease ABC subunit UvrB, protein MDKFKLVSPYKPSGDQPKAIEQLTEGVKRGDRIQTLLGVTGSGKTYTMANVIANLNRPTLVLAHNKTLAAQLCSEFKEFFPENAVEYFVSYYDYYQPEAYIPGTDTFIEKDSAINEEIDKLRHSATTALSERRDVIIVSSVSCIYTLGDPNEYRARTVSVREGMEKSRDKLLEELVSIHYERNDIDFQRNRFRVRGDVVEVFPSDTSDKAVRIEYFGDEIDRICEINPVTGNIISQLSHTAFFPASHHVVSAEKIDAAVKELDRELAERIEYFTENHKLIEAQRIAERTHYDMEMLKEVGFCSGIENYSRVLSGREPGSTPFTLLDYFPDDYLLFVDESHVTLPQVRGMSAGDRARKETLVNYGFRLPSALDNRPLYFNEFEERINQAIFVSATPGPLEKEQSSQTVEQVIRPTGLVDPEIIVKPIDGQIDDIISEINIRTEKNERVLITTLTKKMAEDLTAFLENAGIKVRYLHHDIDTVERMEIIRDLRMGEFDVLVGINLLREGLDIPEVSLVAILDADKEGFLRSETSLIQTIGRAARNAEGKVIMYADSVTKSMEAAITETERRRKLQMDYNREHGIVPKTIIKDVRDVIEITSKKKINEKNDGKKLSAAEKAEQIKLLTAQMKEAAKLLEFEHAAYLRDRIEELKGEKK, encoded by the coding sequence ATGGACAAATTCAAACTCGTTTCTCCATACAAACCATCGGGCGACCAGCCGAAAGCAATTGAACAGCTTACCGAGGGCGTTAAGCGCGGCGACCGCATTCAGACTCTGCTTGGTGTTACAGGTTCAGGAAAGACCTACACCATGGCAAACGTTATAGCCAACCTTAACCGCCCTACCCTTGTGCTTGCACACAACAAGACACTTGCGGCGCAGCTCTGTTCTGAATTCAAGGAATTCTTTCCGGAAAATGCAGTCGAGTACTTTGTTTCCTACTACGACTACTATCAGCCTGAGGCGTACATTCCGGGAACTGATACCTTTATTGAAAAGGACTCGGCGATAAACGAGGAGATAGATAAGCTCCGTCACTCCGCCACAACTGCGCTTTCCGAAAGACGTGACGTAATAATCGTTTCAAGTGTTTCGTGTATATACACTCTCGGTGACCCGAACGAATACCGTGCAAGAACCGTTTCCGTCCGTGAAGGCATGGAAAAGTCAAGGGATAAACTCCTTGAAGAGCTGGTAAGCATACACTACGAAAGAAACGACATCGACTTTCAGCGTAACAGATTCAGGGTGCGCGGCGATGTGGTCGAGGTCTTCCCTTCCGATACCTCGGACAAGGCTGTACGTATTGAATACTTCGGCGATGAAATAGACAGAATATGCGAGATAAATCCCGTTACCGGCAACATAATCTCACAGCTTTCACATACCGCCTTCTTCCCTGCTTCACACCATGTGGTATCTGCCGAAAAGATAGACGCAGCAGTAAAGGAGCTTGACCGTGAGCTTGCAGAACGTATAGAATATTTCACGGAAAACCACAAACTGATAGAAGCACAGCGAATCGCTGAGCGTACACACTACGACATGGAGATGCTGAAGGAAGTAGGATTCTGCAGCGGTATTGAAAACTATTCAAGAGTTCTTTCAGGCCGTGAACCGGGCAGCACACCTTTTACGCTGCTTGATTACTTCCCTGATGACTATCTTCTCTTCGTTGACGAAAGCCACGTTACACTTCCGCAGGTGCGCGGCATGAGTGCCGGTGACAGAGCACGAAAGGAAACACTCGTAAACTACGGTTTCCGACTTCCGAGTGCCCTTGACAACCGTCCGCTTTATTTCAATGAGTTTGAAGAGCGAATCAACCAGGCGATATTCGTAAGTGCAACACCGGGACCTCTTGAAAAGGAACAGTCCTCGCAGACAGTTGAACAGGTAATCCGTCCGACGGGACTTGTTGATCCGGAAATAATCGTAAAACCGATCGACGGTCAGATAGACGACATCATTTCCGAGATAAACATACGCACTGAAAAGAACGAACGCGTGCTTATAACCACGCTTACAAAGAAAATGGCTGAAGATCTGACTGCGTTTCTTGAAAATGCGGGAATAAAAGTGCGCTATCTGCACCACGACATTGACACCGTTGAAAGAATGGAGATAATACGCGACCTGCGTATGGGTGAGTTCGACGTGCTTGTCGGCATCAACCTTCTGCGTGAAGGTCTTGACATACCGGAAGTATCACTCGTTGCAATACTCGACGCAGACAAGGAGGGCTTCCTAAGAAGCGAGACATCTCTCATTCAGACCATAGGCCGTGCCGCACGTAACGCTGAAGGCAAGGTCATCATGTACGCTGACTCAGTTACAAAATCGATGGAAGCTGCCATCACGGAGACTGAGCGAAGAAGAAAACTGCAGATGGACTACAACCGTGAACACGGCATTGTTCCGAAAACGATAATCAAGGATGTACGCGACGTTATTGAAATAACATCGAAGAAAAAGATAAACG
- a CDS encoding GGDEF domain-containing protein, which produces MKRRFSVALFIGHMESKFSEEIFLGAAHEAESMDINLVVFPVRFLEEEHTNDSLSKKYHYQYNCMFSYAENHSFDAVILETAVMGRYVAPEVLSEIAQKFGDTPVITISEKIDDLPCVSFETNGIDLEIDHLVNEHGRKRIGFVSGPSTNLEAVQRLEKYRDALERHGIPYDPKLVAEGDFTENCCPVIEKLLTENEGNIDAICFSNDLMAIAGYKVISKRDLVIGKDIMITGFDDISEAVSLNPPLTTVRARYRDLGMNAVKAAHSILTGTPSGDVTVKTKLVKRDSCGCKSKLTRDIEYLLTSDDKDINKFIIKINDIIISYYDSVTYQPNQRIIKSLLQFAAKFLTNLRDCSELPDYKMAAFKFEVLLNYNILDFIKPDNLNSVLSLICDKAVSLARDEETRSGIYKLFMGFFKQIISYEHKNSPLIANEIKDNVRCVNSIIGNTIECFQSNNSIPANIMQGLKAMGIRSSYLYLHEKTVISKSRNDWVQPSHEMLFSYQTNGMLKSFVRGKKIRSPFLFRNEYMPDCRFTLIASPVFCSEENYGILLYDIDTDDYNFYNSFITSQISYALKLRKMLEIQKEVQSDLRESLSKATTKNERLNQISRSDELTGILNRRGFMERARSCILEHTGRRAAVIFADMDNLKQINDIFGHDEGDYAIQKTAEILTKCIRTSDIVARFGGDEFAAFVLTDDPDFSIMLKDRIREACDHVNENSGKPYMIRISSGIYEFTCSYETSLHNLMNEADKLLYENKRYKIRNVLRNPE; this is translated from the coding sequence ATGAAAAGACGTTTTTCAGTCGCTTTGTTTATCGGTCACATGGAAAGCAAGTTCTCGGAGGAAATATTTCTCGGGGCAGCACATGAAGCAGAAAGTATGGACATCAATCTTGTGGTGTTTCCGGTACGTTTCCTTGAAGAAGAGCACACAAACGACTCGTTAAGTAAGAAATATCATTACCAGTACAACTGCATGTTCTCATACGCTGAAAATCACAGCTTTGATGCAGTAATACTTGAAACGGCTGTCATGGGCAGATATGTTGCTCCTGAGGTACTCAGCGAAATAGCACAGAAATTCGGTGACACTCCCGTTATCACGATCTCGGAAAAAATTGATGACCTGCCTTGCGTTTCATTTGAGACCAACGGCATCGATCTGGAAATAGATCACCTCGTAAACGAACACGGAAGAAAACGCATCGGATTCGTTTCAGGTCCTTCCACAAATCTCGAAGCCGTTCAGCGTCTGGAGAAATACAGAGATGCTCTCGAAAGGCACGGGATCCCATATGATCCTAAACTTGTTGCCGAAGGCGATTTTACAGAAAACTGCTGTCCTGTCATCGAAAAACTCCTTACTGAAAATGAAGGCAATATCGATGCCATCTGCTTCTCAAACGACCTTATGGCTATTGCAGGATACAAGGTGATAAGCAAGCGCGATCTTGTTATCGGAAAAGACATCATGATAACCGGTTTCGACGATATATCTGAAGCAGTTTCACTCAATCCGCCGCTTACCACAGTACGTGCACGGTACCGCGATCTCGGCATGAACGCTGTCAAAGCTGCTCACAGCATTCTGACGGGAACTCCGTCCGGTGACGTGACAGTAAAGACAAAGTTAGTCAAGCGTGATTCCTGCGGATGCAAATCAAAACTGACACGTGACATCGAATATCTTCTTACAAGTGATGACAAGGACATAAACAAATTCATTATAAAGATAAACGATATCATTATTTCATATTACGACAGTGTGACCTACCAGCCGAACCAGAGGATAATAAAGAGTCTGCTTCAGTTTGCTGCAAAGTTTTTAACAAATCTGCGTGACTGTTCGGAACTTCCGGACTACAAAATGGCCGCATTCAAATTCGAAGTGCTGCTGAACTACAACATTCTCGATTTCATCAAGCCGGACAATCTGAATTCAGTTCTTTCACTCATCTGTGACAAGGCGGTTTCCCTTGCACGTGACGAGGAAACACGAAGCGGCATATACAAACTGTTCATGGGATTCTTCAAACAGATCATTTCCTACGAGCACAAGAACAGTCCGCTTATAGCAAATGAAATAAAGGATAATGTACGCTGCGTAAACTCAATAATCGGCAACACGATAGAATGTTTCCAGAGCAACAACAGCATTCCGGCAAATATCATGCAGGGGCTGAAGGCGATGGGAATACGTTCAAGCTATCTTTATCTGCACGAAAAAACAGTCATCTCAAAATCGAGAAACGACTGGGTGCAGCCGTCACACGAAATGCTCTTCTCGTATCAGACGAACGGAATGCTGAAATCATTTGTACGCGGAAAGAAGATACGCTCACCATTCCTGTTCAGAAACGAATACATGCCGGACTGCAGATTTACCCTGATCGCATCTCCTGTATTCTGCAGTGAGGAGAATTACGGCATACTCCTCTACGACATAGATACTGACGACTACAACTTCTACAATTCATTCATCACCTCGCAGATCTCATACGCACTCAAACTCAGAAAGATGCTTGAGATACAGAAGGAAGTTCAGTCGGATCTCAGAGAGAGTCTTTCAAAGGCTACCACCAAAAACGAGCGTCTCAATCAGATATCAAGATCTGACGAGCTCACCGGAATACTCAACAGACGCGGATTCATGGAAAGAGCCAGAAGCTGCATACTTGAACATACCGGACGCCGTGCCGCAGTCATATTTGCCGACATGGACAATCTCAAACAGATCAACGATATTTTCGGTCACGACGAAGGTGACTACGCAATACAGAAAACTGCCGAGATACTTACAAAGTGCATACGGACAAGCGACATTGTTGCACGATTCGGCGGCGATGAATTTGCAGCATTCGTTCTTACCGACGATCCTGATTTCAGCATAATGCTGAAGGACAGGATACGTGAAGCCTGCGACCATGTAAATGAAAACAGCGGCAAGCCGTACATGATACGCATAAGTTCGGGTATTTACGAATTCACATGCAGCTACGAAACAAGCCTTCATAATCTTATGAATGAAGCGGACAAGCTGCTTTACGAAAACAAACGCTACAAGATCCGGAATGTTCTACGTAATCCGGAATAA
- a CDS encoding ATP-binding protein, which yields MYLEEIENDICMESDKLECKAKLNRDDVVGWLKSIAGFANASGGVFYIGVEDKTNKLIGFDRKAADNERNYFNNKVTEHLTPRPVMNISFVRYEIKDNERFIIRVDVSESSVKPVILKYKKRSVNIYET from the coding sequence GTGTATCTTGAAGAAATCGAAAATGATATATGCATGGAAAGTGACAAGCTCGAATGCAAAGCTAAGCTTAATCGTGATGACGTTGTCGGCTGGCTTAAAAGCATTGCTGGTTTTGCAAACGCATCCGGCGGTGTTTTTTACATTGGCGTTGAGGATAAAACGAATAAACTGATCGGTTTTGACCGTAAGGCAGCCGATAATGAGCGGAATTATTTTAACAACAAGGTAACTGAACATCTTACACCGAGACCGGTTATGAACATATCGTTTGTCCGTTATGAGATCAAAGATAACGAACGCTTTATAATCCGTGTGGATGTATCTGAATCATCAGTCAAGCCGGTGATACTGAAATATAAAAAACGTTCCGTCAATATATATGAGACGTGA
- a CDS encoding ATP-binding protein — MSIKSSRTQYDVQISDVKYDPNDFGTLGRFYSEHNEGKKLREKALGSMGFFNEEGFLANGALLFMDGYREGKTEVQCSLFSGLNKGSERIVTINRFSGNLIEDIEYIMEFADQRMNHTIIKKDNERINLDSYPKRALFEGVINAVAHRDYYLDGTQIQIDMFRNRIEISSPGGFYRGEKIGKTYDLSGVISKRRNELISSVLVMCNVMEAAGTGFDKITEEYADADEQHKPYIFSSSDHFTLVLPDLTYDKGMTENDVPEITFIPCKDATEHDEKVLAFCYNQARKAAEIAEYLGISDSSYLRKKVIGNLVENGYLEKNKVSRSAFYRTSRDAVEKI; from the coding sequence ATGAGCATTAAAAGCAGCCGCACGCAGTACGATGTTCAGATATCTGATGTGAAATATGATCCGAATGATTTCGGAACGCTCGGAAGATTTTACAGTGAACATAACGAAGGGAAGAAACTCCGTGAAAAAGCTCTGGGTTCAATGGGTTTCTTTAACGAGGAAGGTTTTCTCGCCAACGGTGCGTTACTGTTCATGGACGGATACAGGGAAGGGAAAACGGAGGTCCAGTGTTCACTGTTCTCGGGACTGAACAAAGGCAGTGAACGGATCGTTACGATCAACCGGTTCAGCGGAAATCTTATCGAAGATATTGAATATATAATGGAGTTTGCGGATCAGCGTATGAACCACACCATTATAAAAAAAGACAACGAACGAATAAATCTTGATTCCTATCCGAAGCGAGCACTGTTTGAAGGCGTGATAAATGCAGTAGCTCACAGAGATTACTATCTTGACGGAACACAGATACAGATAGATATGTTCCGGAACAGGATCGAGATATCATCTCCGGGCGGATTTTATCGCGGAGAGAAAATTGGTAAGACATATGATCTTTCCGGAGTGATCTCAAAAAGACGAAACGAACTTATTTCATCCGTTCTTGTAATGTGTAATGTGATGGAGGCTGCCGGCACCGGATTTGACAAGATCACGGAAGAATATGCGGACGCAGATGAACAGCATAAGCCGTATATTTTTTCTTCGTCAGATCATTTTACTCTGGTACTTCCGGACCTTACATATGATAAGGGCATGACGGAAAATGATGTTCCGGAAATAACGTTCATTCCTTGTAAAGATGCAACGGAACACGACGAGAAGGTTCTTGCATTCTGTTATAATCAGGCACGTAAGGCGGCGGAAATAGCTGAATATCTTGGAATAAGTGATTCATCTTATCTAAGAAAGAAGGTTATCGGAAATCTTGTGGAAAACGGATATCTGGAAAAAAACAAGGTTTCAAGGTCAGCATTTTACCGTACCAGTCGTGATGCGGTGGAGAAGATATAA
- a CDS encoding RNA polymerase sigma factor, which produces MSDKNDALYAFRKYGDTVLRAAYAVTGSYHEAEDITQEVFLKLHAAPQKFENDEHMKAWLLRVTINRCKNYRKSFRFSRTSVIDETLENTLKCEFTERDNEIREQIERLPEKYASVIFLYYYEEYNIREIADILGKSENTVSSLLQRGRRRLKTELEKEGYAYET; this is translated from the coding sequence ATGAGTGATAAAAACGATGCTTTGTATGCCTTCAGAAAATACGGCGACACGGTACTCAGAGCGGCATATGCCGTTACCGGTAGTTATCATGAGGCGGAAGATATTACACAGGAAGTTTTTCTGAAGCTTCATGCTGCGCCTCAGAAATTTGAAAATGATGAGCATATGAAAGCGTGGCTTTTACGAGTGACGATAAACAGGTGTAAAAATTACAGAAAAAGTTTCCGCTTCAGCAGGACATCTGTGATAGATGAGACGCTGGAAAATACTCTGAAGTGTGAATTTACTGAAAGGGACAATGAAATACGTGAGCAGATCGAACGGCTTCCGGAAAAATACGCATCGGTGATCTTCCTTTATTATTATGAAGAATACAACATAAGAGAAATAGCAGATATTCTCGGAAAAAGCGAGAATACGGTGAGTTCGCTGCTGCAGCGCGGACGAAGGAGACTGAAGACTGAACTTGAAAAGGAGGGGTATGCTTATGAGACCTAA
- a CDS encoding ATP-binding protein yields MYLSRKIDKFLSEWKADADRKPLIIKGPRQVGKTETVRHFAKENYESFIEINFVVEPKYEKIIADGYSAESIIKYISLLDPSKKFIAGKTLIFFDEVQKFPDIATSLKFFKEDGRFDVICIGSMLGINYHKIESNSVGYKTDYIMRSMDFDEFLTAKGYDSSLREDMLKHMKELKPFNDIEMDLFRSLFLDYCVLGGMPAVVSKYIETGTFEGSLETQRQLLEDYKEDIRKYADGLDQTRILNVYNRIAPQLAKENKKFQISKVATGARFRDYRGCIEWLNDAGIVNVCYCMSFPELPLRGNYDEDKFKLYFADSGLLVAMLDDEAQDDLRANKNLGVYKGALYENIVGEAFVKSGCELYYYRRDDSQLEQDFFMRTKDHLVPVEVKAENGKTKSLKTLISSDRYSDISFGVKLFNGNIGVEDNVYSFPYFCSFLLKEFLRTIE; encoded by the coding sequence ATGTATTTATCACGTAAAATAGATAAGTTTTTAAGCGAATGGAAAGCTGATGCAGACAGAAAGCCGCTGATAATAAAAGGGCCGCGTCAGGTCGGTAAAACGGAAACTGTACGTCATTTTGCAAAAGAGAACTATGAGAGCTTTATAGAGATCAATTTCGTTGTTGAACCAAAGTACGAGAAGATCATTGCTGACGGATACAGTGCCGAGAGTATAATCAAGTACATTTCACTCCTTGATCCTTCGAAAAAATTCATTGCCGGAAAAACGCTTATCTTCTTTGATGAGGTACAGAAGTTTCCGGATATAGCGACCAGTCTGAAATTTTTCAAAGAGGACGGCAGATTCGATGTTATATGCATCGGATCGATGCTTGGAATCAACTATCACAAGATTGAAAGCAACAGTGTCGGATATAAGACCGATTATATTATGCGTTCGATGGATTTCGATGAATTCCTTACTGCTAAAGGATATGACAGTTCACTGCGTGAAGATATGCTTAAGCATATGAAGGAACTTAAACCTTTCAATGACATTGAAATGGATCTTTTCAGATCACTCTTCCTTGACTATTGCGTTCTCGGGGGAATGCCGGCAGTTGTTTCAAAATACATCGAAACCGGAACTTTTGAAGGTTCACTTGAAACCCAGAGACAGCTTCTTGAAGATTACAAGGAAGATATCCGCAAATATGCCGACGGACTTGATCAGACACGTATTCTCAATGTTTACAATCGTATCGCTCCGCAGCTTGCAAAGGAAAACAAGAAGTTTCAGATATCAAAAGTTGCCACAGGAGCACGTTTCCGTGATTACCGCGGATGCATCGAATGGCTGAATGATGCGGGAATCGTGAATGTCTGCTACTGTATGTCGTTTCCGGAGCTGCCGCTGAGAGGCAACTATGACGAAGACAAATTCAAACTGTATTTTGCTGACAGTGGTCTTCTTGTGGCAATGCTCGATGATGAAGCCCAGGATGATCTGCGTGCAAATAAAAATCTTGGAGTATATAAAGGTGCGCTGTATGAGAATATTGTCGGTGAAGCTTTTGTAAAGAGCGGATGCGAACTGTATTATTACCGCCGTGATGATTCGCAGCTTGAACAGGACTTTTTCATGAGGACAAAGGATCATCTTGTTCCGGTTGAAGTCAAGGCGGAAAACGGGAAGACCAAATCGCTGAAAACTCTTATCAGTTCAGACAGATATTCTGATATATCTTTCGGAGTTAAACTGTTTAACGGAAATATCGGGGTTGAGGATAATGTTTATTCATTTCCGTATTTCTGCTCGTTCCTTCTGAAAGAATTTCTGCGGACAATAGAATGA
- a CDS encoding DUF4832 domain-containing protein, protein MNNIKTIISLVTAVCLTSPALSLYSSQTKVINDLTVSAASTGTLKDSGISYKDCAETINNPGAGYTNSVWYVCKPGDTPVHDPKGSLVVMFVDISAFSSGSNGTTDADGNYTEGTDYDLDEEFFKGIRGTLENCRKNGCTVGMRFRYDINGKDNPEPATFEQVFHHIDQIHEDHFLDDYEDILMYIESGFVGKWGEQHGGKYTTPEYKAKLLGKMLEIVPDSVSVTVRTADTFYTWAGIKPDDLAGYTAEEGSDAARVGMYNDGYMGSDTDLGTYLTPDREKTVKWMNTQMKHAYFGGEFSGNTGYAKKFKNYLPENCIKEMYATHLTYINSNIWPLYKEFKFESRYDIDGADNSAYYGENVYKFIRDHLGYRFLVKKSELSSEASQGGSAEIHFSIANTGFANVIKKQKAAVILEKDGRTITAPVDIDSRRWESAAITDERLKLKLPGNADAGSYKVYLKLYYDTTGEDTPDICVRFSNENIWSRDLGANYLGTLDVVKAENNSDDTFTVTSLSSPNTLVIKGDVNSDGSVTTADITALQKFLLADSTIHITEPSSADMNDDGSVNIIDFILLKKLLLK, encoded by the coding sequence ATGAATAATATAAAAACTATCATAAGTCTTGTCACAGCAGTATGTTTAACATCACCTGCATTATCTCTGTACAGCAGTCAAACGAAAGTTATAAATGATCTCACTGTTTCGGCTGCGAGTACCGGAACCTTAAAAGATTCAGGGATAAGTTACAAAGACTGTGCAGAAACTATCAATAATCCGGGAGCCGGATACACAAATTCAGTCTGGTATGTGTGCAAACCGGGTGACACTCCGGTACATGATCCGAAGGGCAGCCTTGTTGTCATGTTCGTGGATATATCCGCCTTTTCATCGGGTTCAAACGGTACAACCGATGCGGACGGAAATTACACTGAAGGCACCGACTACGATCTTGATGAGGAATTTTTCAAAGGCATAAGGGGCACACTTGAAAACTGCCGTAAAAACGGATGCACGGTTGGAATGCGTTTCCGCTACGATATCAACGGAAAAGATAATCCTGAGCCTGCAACCTTCGAACAAGTCTTCCACCACATCGACCAGATACACGAAGATCATTTTCTCGATGACTACGAAGATATCCTCATGTACATAGAAAGCGGATTTGTGGGTAAATGGGGCGAGCAGCACGGCGGAAAATACACCACTCCGGAATACAAGGCAAAGCTACTCGGAAAGATGCTTGAAATCGTTCCGGACAGTGTTTCAGTGACAGTGCGTACTGCTGATACGTTTTATACCTGGGCAGGAATAAAGCCGGATGATCTTGCCGGATATACAGCCGAAGAGGGTTCCGATGCTGCAAGAGTAGGCATGTACAACGACGGATATATGGGTTCGGACACCGATCTCGGAACCTATCTTACACCGGACAGAGAAAAAACTGTAAAGTGGATGAACACTCAGATGAAGCACGCCTATTTCGGCGGAGAATTTTCCGGGAACACCGGCTACGCTAAGAAGTTTAAAAACTATCTTCCGGAAAACTGCATAAAGGAAATGTACGCGACTCATCTGACCTATATAAACTCAAATATCTGGCCGCTTTACAAGGAATTTAAATTTGAAAGCAGATACGATATTGACGGTGCCGACAACAGCGCATACTACGGCGAGAACGTGTATAAATTCATCCGCGATCATCTCGGATACCGTTTCCTCGTGAAAAAATCCGAACTCAGTTCCGAAGCCTCTCAGGGCGGCAGTGCCGAAATTCATTTCAGTATTGCCAACACCGGATTTGCCAATGTTATCAAAAAACAAAAGGCTGCCGTTATCCTTGAAAAAGACGGCAGAACAATTACCGCTCCGGTGGATATCGACAGTCGCAGATGGGAAAGTGCCGCAATTACAGATGAGCGGCTTAAGCTGAAGCTTCCCGGAAACGCTGATGCCGGAAGTTATAAAGTATATCTGAAACTTTACTACGACACAACCGGCGAAGACACACCTGATATATGCGTTCGGTTCTCAAATGAAAACATCTGGAGCAGGGACCTCGGCGCCAATTATCTCGGAACACTTGATGTGGTCAAAGCCGAAAACAACTCCGATGATACATTTACCGTAACTTCTCTTTCATCACCGAACACACTGGTAATAAAAGGAGATGTCAACTCCGACGGCTCAGTAACCACCGCCGACATCACCGCACTGCAGAAATTTCTTCTCGCCGATAGCACCATCCATATCACAGAACCATCCTCTGCAGATATGAACGACGACGGCTCGGTAAATATCATTGACTTCATACTGCTTAAGAAGCTTTTGCTGAAGTAA
- the vapB gene encoding type II toxin-antitoxin system VapB family antitoxin produces MHTAKLFTNGSSQAVRLPKDFRFSGTDVYVQKIGSAVMLVPKEKAWEIFLEGINDFTDDYFDAVTSRNDGYEQEEREIL; encoded by the coding sequence ATGCATACAGCAAAATTATTTACCAACGGAAGCAGTCAGGCAGTCAGGTTACCTAAGGATTTTCGATTCAGTGGGACAGATGTTTATGTTCAGAAAATTGGTTCGGCCGTTATGCTTGTACCAAAAGAGAAAGCATGGGAAATATTTTTAGAGGGGATAAATGATTTTACAGATGATTATTTTGATGCTGTAACTTCAAGAAATGATGGGTATGAACAGGAAGAGAGAGAAATATTATGA
- a CDS encoding type II toxin-antitoxin system VapC family toxin: protein MKYMLDTNMCIYAQKKNERVLEKIKENLSEGLAISSITLAELEYGVKASAAPERNAVALLKFLSIVDILPFDSSAAEEYGAICADLKRKGTPIGNMDMLISAHAKSEGLIVVTHNTREFERVCGLKLEDWYE from the coding sequence ATGAAGTATATGCTCGATACAAATATGTGCATATATGCTCAGAAAAAGAATGAAAGAGTACTGGAAAAAATAAAAGAAAATTTGAGTGAAGGCCTTGCGATATCTTCTATAACACTGGCAGAACTGGAGTATGGAGTAAAAGCGAGTGCTGCACCTGAAAGAAATGCTGTCGCTCTTTTAAAATTTCTTTCGATAGTGGATATTCTTCCGTTTGATTCCAGTGCAGCAGAAGAGTATGGTGCTATCTGTGCAGATCTTAAAAGAAAGGGTACACCTATAGGGAATATGGATATGCTTATATCGGCACATGCAAAATCAGAAGGACTTATAGTTGTTACGCATAATACTCGTGAATTTGAACGGGTCTGCGGCTTAAAGCTTGAAGACTGGTACGAATAA
- a CDS encoding DUF3791 domain-containing protein produces MSEQRKEINYVLACIIEFSRKYDITIKQAFDYLFQYKAIEFLKENYDIEHTLSLDDALDDMVLICQNNGGNLE; encoded by the coding sequence ATGAGTGAACAGAGAAAAGAAATCAATTATGTCTTAGCCTGCATAATCGAATTTTCAAGAAAATATGATATTACGATCAAACAGGCGTTTGATTATTTGTTCCAATACAAAGCAATAGAATTCCTGAAAGAAAACTATGACATAGAACATACGCTTTCGCTGGATGATGCACTTGATGATATGGTGCTGATCTGCCAGAATAACGGAGGAAATCTGGAATGA
- a CDS encoding DUF3990 domain-containing protein, producing MILYHGTNTEIEFVDLEKCRPFKDFGKGFYTTEIYEQAKKMAARVSRIYGGSPVVNVFELSVDIKDYPGLNVLDFGEQPSKEWARFVMNNRNKSFTDYSDPECNFDYKYDIVIGPIADDDMTMLFRQYQNKMISFDMLIKGMTFKDVTNQISFHTHESLKLLKKEGTIK from the coding sequence ATGATACTTTATCATGGAACAAATACAGAAATAGAATTTGTAGATTTGGAAAAGTGCAGACCTTTTAAAGATTTTGGTAAAGGTTTCTATACCACAGAAATTTACGAACAGGCTAAGAAAATGGCTGCCAGAGTATCTAGAATTTACGGCGGATCTCCTGTGGTAAATGTATTTGAGTTATCGGTTGATATTAAAGATTATCCTGGATTGAATGTACTTGATTTTGGAGAACAGCCTTCAAAGGAATGGGCCAGATTTGTTATGAATAACAGGAATAAGTCTTTTACAGATTATTCAGATCCTGAATGTAACTTTGATTACAAATATGATATTGTTATCGGTCCTATTGCAGATGATGATATGACCATGTTGTTTCGTCAATACCAAAATAAAATGATATCTTTTGATATGCTGATTAAAGGAATGACTTTTAAAGATGTTACTAATCAGATTTCTTTTCATACACATGAAAGCCTGAAATTACTAAAGAAAGAAGGAACGATAAAATGA